A part of Cystobacter ferrugineus genomic DNA contains:
- the rfbC gene encoding dTDP-4-dehydrorhamnose 3,5-epimerase, protein MKRLDTALPEVILLEPKRFGDDRGFFMEMFHAKRYAEAGIPGPFVQDNFSRSAKGILRGLHFQEPNAQGKLVQVLVGAVYDVAVDIRRGSPTFGRWVGVELSADNRRQLWVPPGFAHGFCVLSESADFHYKCTDFYAPGSEHGIAWNDPDLGIPWPVTSPLLSAKDSAAPRLKDAPLLPTYTG, encoded by the coding sequence ATGAAGCGCCTGGACACGGCACTGCCCGAAGTCATCCTGCTCGAGCCCAAGCGCTTCGGGGACGACCGCGGCTTCTTCATGGAGATGTTCCATGCGAAGCGCTACGCGGAGGCCGGCATCCCGGGCCCCTTCGTGCAGGACAACTTCTCGCGCTCGGCCAAGGGCATCCTCCGCGGCCTGCATTTCCAGGAGCCCAACGCCCAGGGCAAGCTGGTGCAGGTGCTCGTGGGCGCCGTCTACGACGTGGCGGTGGACATCCGCCGGGGCTCGCCGACGTTCGGCCGGTGGGTGGGCGTGGAGCTGTCCGCGGACAACCGGCGCCAGTTGTGGGTGCCCCCGGGCTTCGCCCATGGCTTCTGCGTCCTCTCCGAGAGCGCGGACTTCCATTACAAGTGCACCGACTTCTACGCTCCCGGCTCCGAGCATGGCATCGCGTGGAACGACCCGGACCTGGGCATCCCCTGGCCGGTGACGTCGCCCCTGCTGTCCGCCAAGGACAGTGCCGCCCCGCGTCTCAAGGATGCGCCGCTGTTGCCCACCTATACGGGCTGA
- a CDS encoding cytochrome P450 — MDLLTRFDFLNPEVMRNPYPYFAEMREKAPLHYDAKLQAHVLTRYEDVSYVTKNPALFSSVDVRIAGKHQKERSQDTGLEGVDSLLTTDPPVHSRLRGKVNRSFTPKQISAMEPRVRELSRELVAEMTASNEFEFMSGLASPLPVTIIAEMLGVDTSRRRDFKRWSDAIANSGNASLTGKTPEDVVRNAKEMLAYMTEVAEARRREPRGDLISLLVQEVEGQEALTPPEVNSFAILLLLAGNETTTNLLGNALTALIRNPEAYEWLRNDPTQAACAAVCEETLRYDSPVITVVRRTTQEVELSGGKVPANTTLFASVSAANHDPRKFPNPERFDPRRDTTGLMSFGHGIHFCLGAPLARLEAPVALQELMARAPRLGFSPRQPEHIDYGASFALRGPRVLWLQKN, encoded by the coding sequence ATGGATCTGTTGACCCGCTTCGACTTCCTCAACCCCGAGGTGATGCGCAACCCCTACCCGTACTTCGCGGAGATGCGCGAGAAGGCGCCCCTTCACTACGACGCGAAGCTCCAGGCCCACGTCCTCACCCGCTACGAGGACGTGTCGTACGTCACGAAGAACCCCGCCCTGTTCTCCTCGGTGGATGTCCGCATCGCCGGCAAGCACCAGAAGGAGCGCAGCCAGGATACCGGACTGGAGGGCGTGGACAGCCTGCTCACCACGGATCCGCCCGTGCACTCGCGCCTGCGCGGCAAGGTCAACCGCTCCTTCACTCCCAAGCAGATCTCCGCGATGGAGCCACGCGTGCGCGAGCTGTCGCGCGAGCTCGTCGCGGAGATGACGGCCAGCAACGAGTTCGAGTTCATGAGCGGGCTGGCCTCGCCCCTGCCCGTCACCATCATCGCGGAGATGCTCGGCGTGGACACCTCGCGCCGCCGCGACTTCAAGCGCTGGAGCGACGCGATCGCCAACTCCGGCAACGCCAGCCTCACCGGCAAGACGCCCGAGGACGTGGTGCGCAACGCCAAGGAGATGCTCGCGTACATGACGGAGGTGGCCGAGGCGCGCCGCCGCGAGCCCCGGGGTGACCTCATCTCCCTGCTCGTCCAGGAGGTCGAGGGCCAGGAGGCCCTGACTCCCCCGGAGGTCAACTCCTTCGCCATCCTGCTGCTGCTGGCCGGCAACGAGACCACCACCAACCTGCTGGGCAACGCCCTCACCGCGCTCATCCGCAATCCGGAGGCGTACGAGTGGCTGCGGAACGACCCCACGCAGGCCGCCTGCGCCGCCGTGTGCGAGGAGACGCTGCGCTATGACTCGCCCGTGATCACCGTCGTGCGCCGCACCACCCAGGAGGTGGAGCTGAGCGGCGGCAAGGTGCCCGCGAACACCACGCTGTTCGCCTCGGTGTCGGCCGCCAACCACGATCCGCGCAAGTTCCCCAACCCGGAGCGCTTCGATCCGCGGCGGGACACCACCGGCCTGATGTCCTTCGGCCACGGCATCCACTTCTGCCTCGGCGCTCCGCTCGCCCGCCTGGAGGCCCCCGTGGCCCTGCAGGAGTTGATGGCGCGTGCCCCCCGTCTGGGCTTCTCGCCGCGCCAGCCCGAGCACATCGACTACGGCGCCTCGTTCGCCCTGCGCGGCCCCCGCGTGCTCTGGCTCCAGAAGAACTGA
- a CDS encoding cytochrome P450, with protein sequence MDLLSRFDFFNPEVMRNPYPYFAEMREKAPIYYDAKLQAHVLSRYEDVSFVLKNHALFSSTKIRVAGKLQEERASVQELGSVSNLVTTDPPMHTRMRGLVSRAFTPKQISAMEPRVRELSRALIAEMASRSEFDFMEGLASPLPVTIISEMLGVDTSRRGDFKRWSDTLIQSSSATLQSGKASEQVERSAREMLTYMQEVAEARRREPRGDLISLLVQETDGVAALTPPEVNSFTVLLLIAGNETTTNLLGNTLNALIRHPEAYEWLRREPSAASCSAVCEETLRYDSPVIGLFRRTTQEVEVSGGKLPADSSVLVLLASANHDPRKFPDPERFDPRRDTNGLMSFGHGIHFCLGAPLTRLEAPVALQELMERAPRLGFAPRQPEAIDYGGSFFLRGPRSLWLQKN encoded by the coding sequence ATGGACCTGCTGAGCCGCTTCGACTTCTTCAACCCCGAGGTGATGCGCAACCCCTATCCGTACTTCGCGGAGATGCGCGAGAAGGCGCCCATCTACTACGACGCGAAGCTGCAGGCCCACGTGCTCAGCCGCTACGAGGACGTGTCGTTCGTGCTCAAGAATCACGCCCTGTTCTCCTCCACGAAGATCCGCGTCGCCGGCAAGCTCCAGGAGGAGCGCGCCTCCGTGCAGGAGTTGGGCTCGGTGTCCAACCTGGTCACCACGGATCCGCCCATGCATACGCGCATGCGGGGCCTCGTCAGCCGGGCCTTCACTCCCAAGCAGATCTCCGCGATGGAGCCGCGCGTGCGCGAGCTGTCCCGGGCGCTCATCGCGGAGATGGCGTCCCGGTCCGAGTTCGACTTCATGGAGGGCCTGGCCTCGCCCCTGCCCGTCACCATCATCTCGGAGATGCTGGGCGTGGACACCTCCCGCCGCGGCGATTTCAAGCGCTGGAGCGACACCCTCATCCAATCCAGCAGCGCCACCCTCCAGTCGGGCAAGGCGTCCGAGCAGGTCGAGCGCAGCGCCCGGGAGATGCTCACGTACATGCAGGAGGTGGCCGAGGCTCGCCGTCGCGAGCCCCGGGGCGATCTCATCTCGCTGCTCGTCCAGGAGACCGATGGCGTGGCGGCCCTGACGCCCCCGGAGGTCAACTCCTTCACCGTCCTGTTGCTCATCGCGGGCAACGAGACCACCACCAACCTGCTGGGCAATACCCTCAACGCCCTCATCCGCCACCCGGAGGCGTACGAGTGGTTGCGGCGTGAGCCCTCCGCCGCCTCCTGCTCGGCCGTGTGCGAGGAGACGCTGCGCTACGACTCGCCCGTCATCGGGCTCTTCCGCCGCACCACGCAGGAGGTGGAGGTGAGCGGGGGCAAGCTGCCCGCGGACAGCTCGGTGCTGGTGTTGCTGGCCTCCGCCAACCATGATCCGCGCAAGTTCCCCGATCCGGAGCGGTTCGACCCGCGGAGGGACACCAATGGCCTGATGTCCTTCGGCCATGGCATCCACTTCTGCCTCGGCGCACCGCTCACCCGCCTGGAGGCCCCCGTGGCCCTGCAGGAGTTGATGGAGCGCGCACCCCGCCTGGGCTTCGCCCCGCGTCAGCCCGAGGCCATCGACTACGGTGGCTCGTTCTTCCTGCGTGGACCCCGCTCGCTCTGGCTCCAGAAGAACTGA
- a CDS encoding YihY/virulence factor BrkB family protein, with amino-acid sequence MVWPGKGMSWKEFFTELKNEYINDNVSNVAGAVTFAALLAIFPFLLFLVALAGLIIDPAQAQVLIQELGKVAPAAVTDILGQRINDLAASNSVGLLTVGGLGAVWAASGGVVAMMDALNTVYDVKESRPFWKIRGIAILVTLCGAVLSILASAAMVATPAVAHWLGEPLGTVVMWLRLPFAGLMMMLVWAIIYYVLPDVEQDFKFITPGSVVGVVLWLLASFGFSIYVRNFSSYDVSYGALGGVIVLLMWMWISAQVILLGAEINALIEHKSPEGKAPGAKHLDEPGPNVTKGELRRAEQEEIAMLRQQPPPPPPVPPRMSPLRAAITWAMGFGMGLFLMRRYER; translated from the coding sequence ATGGTCTGGCCTGGCAAGGGGATGAGCTGGAAGGAGTTCTTCACCGAACTGAAGAACGAGTACATCAACGACAACGTCAGCAACGTGGCCGGCGCGGTGACGTTCGCCGCCCTGCTGGCGATCTTCCCCTTCCTCCTGTTCCTCGTGGCCCTGGCGGGCCTCATCATCGATCCCGCCCAGGCCCAGGTGCTCATCCAGGAACTGGGCAAGGTGGCGCCCGCGGCCGTGACGGACATCCTCGGCCAGCGGATCAATGATCTGGCGGCGAGCAACAGCGTGGGGCTCCTGACGGTGGGCGGTCTGGGCGCGGTGTGGGCCGCCTCGGGCGGCGTGGTGGCGATGATGGACGCGCTCAACACCGTCTACGACGTGAAGGAGAGCCGGCCCTTCTGGAAGATACGCGGCATCGCCATCCTGGTGACGTTGTGCGGCGCGGTGCTCTCCATCCTCGCCTCGGCGGCCATGGTGGCCACGCCCGCGGTGGCGCACTGGCTGGGCGAGCCGCTCGGCACCGTGGTGATGTGGCTGCGCCTGCCCTTCGCGGGCCTGATGATGATGCTGGTGTGGGCGATCATCTACTACGTGCTGCCGGACGTGGAGCAGGACTTCAAGTTCATCACCCCCGGCTCGGTGGTGGGCGTCGTGCTCTGGTTGCTCGCGTCCTTCGGCTTCTCCATCTACGTGCGCAACTTCAGCAGCTATGACGTGAGCTACGGCGCGCTCGGCGGCGTCATCGTGCTGCTCATGTGGATGTGGATCTCCGCCCAGGTCATCCTCCTGGGCGCGGAGATCAACGCGCTCATCGAGCACAAGTCGCCCGAGGGCAAGGCTCCCGGCGCCAAGCACCTGGACGAGCCGGGCCCCAATGTCACCAAGGGCGAGCTGCGCCGGGCGGAGCAGGAGGAGATCGCCATGCTCCGCCAGCAGCCGCCGCCCCCGCCGCCCGTGCCTCCGCGCATGTCGCCGCTGAGGGCGGCGATCACCTGGGCCATGGGCTTCGGCATGGGGCTGTTCCTGATGCGCCGTTACGAACGCTAG
- the tgt gene encoding tRNA guanosine(34) transglycosylase Tgt, with protein sequence MAVRFELVTTDPTGARAGVLHTRRGSIPTPVFMPVATHASFRHLGMEEIKATGSKILLSNTYHLMLKPGIDVFRRFKGIHPFMQWDGAVLTDSGGFQIFSLPEDRLITEKGAHFRSFHDNSRQLLSPESSIAMQQAINSEVMMVLDVCIDSRTDEAGTREAMERTHRWALRSLAAKNQVDTGQALFAIVQGGVHPHLRDESAGFLTQHPFDGFAIGGLAVGETNEERKTMTARAASQLPQDKPRYLMGVGTPTDLLEAVLRGVDMFDCIIPTKMAQQGYAYTFQGLVRITRQAFRLSDEPLDPTCDCYVCKRYSRGYLQHLMSGKHHTGSRMLSVHNVHHYQVLTWKMRDAILRGSYAQAYRELKQAVATPKDLKDAQLEAGANAVTLKEVG encoded by the coding sequence ATGGCCGTCCGCTTCGAACTCGTCACCACCGACCCCACGGGGGCCCGTGCAGGGGTGCTGCACACCCGGCGGGGCTCCATCCCCACGCCGGTCTTCATGCCCGTGGCCACCCACGCCTCCTTCCGCCACCTGGGCATGGAGGAGATCAAGGCCACCGGCTCGAAGATCCTGCTGTCCAACACGTACCACCTGATGCTCAAGCCGGGCATCGACGTGTTCCGCCGCTTCAAGGGCATCCATCCCTTCATGCAGTGGGACGGGGCGGTGCTCACCGACTCGGGCGGGTTCCAGATCTTCTCCCTGCCCGAGGATCGGCTGATCACCGAGAAGGGCGCCCACTTCCGCAGCTTCCACGACAACAGCCGGCAGCTCCTCAGCCCCGAGTCGAGCATCGCCATGCAGCAGGCGATCAACTCGGAAGTCATGATGGTGCTGGACGTGTGCATCGACTCGCGCACGGACGAGGCGGGCACGCGCGAGGCGATGGAGCGCACCCACCGCTGGGCGCTGCGCAGCCTCGCGGCGAAGAACCAGGTGGACACGGGCCAGGCGCTCTTCGCCATCGTCCAGGGCGGCGTGCACCCGCACCTGCGCGACGAGAGCGCGGGCTTCCTCACCCAGCACCCCTTCGACGGCTTCGCCATCGGCGGGCTCGCGGTGGGCGAGACGAACGAGGAGCGCAAGACGATGACGGCGCGCGCCGCCTCCCAGCTCCCCCAGGACAAGCCCCGCTACCTCATGGGGGTGGGCACGCCCACGGACCTCTTGGAGGCCGTGCTGCGGGGCGTGGACATGTTCGACTGCATCATCCCCACGAAGATGGCGCAGCAGGGCTACGCCTATACCTTCCAGGGGCTGGTGCGCATCACCCGCCAGGCGTTCCGCCTGTCCGACGAGCCGCTCGACCCGACGTGTGACTGCTACGTGTGCAAGCGCTACAGCCGCGGCTACCTGCAGCACCTGATGAGCGGCAAGCACCACACGGGCTCGCGCATGCTGTCGGTGCACAACGTGCATCACTACCAGGTGCTCACCTGGAAGATGCGCGACGCCATCCTCCGGGGCTCCTACGCGCAGGCCTACCGCGAGCTGAAGCAGGCGGTGGCGACGCCCAAGGACCTGAAGGACGCGCAACTGGAAGCGGGCGCCAACGCGGTGACGCTCAAGGAAGTGGGCTGA
- a CDS encoding MnmC family methyltransferase gives METGNPRDGDFELVTLRNGARAVRHLGHGEVMHPATGPWEEARRLYVEQPRLAERLRTSGEPLVIHDVGLGAATNAVAALTCARELGAERRRGLEVVSFEVDLAPLRLALADAAGFPFLQPFREAAEALMRDGAWEEAGLRWRLHLGDARGRMEGVPRADLVFFDPFSPASNPEMWTEEVLARVRAGCREDGEGALLMTYSAATPTRVTLLLAGFYVGAGVSTGTKGETTVAATCRATLGSPLGERWLERWRRSSSRAPHGQPLTPEAEARVLAHPQWSWG, from the coding sequence GTGGAGACCGGCAACCCGAGGGACGGGGACTTCGAGCTGGTGACGCTGCGCAATGGGGCGCGCGCGGTGCGCCACCTGGGGCACGGGGAAGTGATGCACCCGGCGACGGGCCCGTGGGAGGAGGCTCGGCGGCTCTACGTGGAGCAGCCGCGCCTGGCCGAGCGCCTGCGCACCTCGGGCGAGCCGCTCGTCATCCACGACGTGGGGCTGGGGGCGGCCACCAACGCGGTGGCGGCGCTCACGTGCGCGCGGGAGCTGGGCGCCGAGCGCCGACGGGGGTTGGAGGTGGTGAGCTTCGAGGTGGACCTGGCGCCGCTGCGGCTGGCGCTGGCGGACGCGGCGGGGTTTCCCTTCCTGCAACCCTTCCGGGAAGCGGCCGAGGCGCTCATGCGCGACGGGGCCTGGGAGGAGGCGGGGCTGCGCTGGCGCCTGCACCTGGGGGACGCGCGGGGGCGGATGGAGGGGGTGCCCAGGGCGGACCTGGTGTTCTTCGATCCGTTCTCCCCGGCGAGCAACCCGGAGATGTGGACGGAGGAGGTGCTGGCGCGGGTGAGGGCGGGGTGCCGGGAGGACGGGGAGGGGGCGTTGCTGATGACATACAGCGCGGCGACGCCCACGCGGGTGACGCTGCTGCTGGCGGGCTTCTACGTGGGGGCGGGGGTGTCCACGGGGACGAAGGGGGAGACCACGGTGGCGGCCACGTGCCGGGCCACGTTGGGCTCACCCCTGGGCGAGCGCTGGCTGGAGCGCTGGCGCCGCTCGTCCTCGCGCGCTCCCCACGGGCAGCCGCTGACGCCGGAGGCCGAGGCCCGGGTGCTGGCCCATCCGCAGTGGAGCTGGGGTTGA
- a CDS encoding cytochrome P450 yields MSLLDGFDFLDPKFRQHPYPYFAEMREQAPLFWSERLQSWLLSRHEDVAFALKNAALFSSANVQIAGRKRGFFQVESVAELLTSDPPVHTRMRGLVSRAFTPKQISAMEPRVRELSRALIAEMTASPEFDFMDGLASPLPVTIIAEMLGIDTIRRRDFKRWSDTIIAGLSASLRTGQEPEEVGRCREEMLAYMTQVAEARRHEPRGDLISLLVQETDGVPALTPQEVNAFTVLLLIAGNETTTNLLGNALTTLIRHPEEYEWLRRDPSLAACSAVCEETLRFESPVMGVSRRTTQEVEVSGGKIPANVTVTLLLGSANHDPRRFPDPERFDPRRDTTGLMSFGHGIHFCLGAPLTRVEAPVALRELMAQAPRLGFAPRQPEQLDYGPSFALRGPRSLWLRKN; encoded by the coding sequence ATGAGTCTGCTCGATGGCTTCGACTTCCTCGATCCGAAGTTCAGGCAACACCCCTACCCCTACTTCGCCGAGATGCGCGAGCAGGCTCCGCTGTTCTGGAGCGAGCGCCTCCAGTCCTGGCTCCTCAGCCGCCATGAGGACGTGGCGTTCGCCCTGAAGAACGCCGCCCTGTTCTCCTCCGCCAACGTCCAGATCGCGGGCCGCAAGCGGGGCTTCTTCCAGGTCGAGTCGGTGGCCGAGCTGCTCACCTCGGACCCTCCCGTCCATACGCGGATGCGCGGCCTGGTCAGCCGGGCCTTCACCCCCAAGCAGATCTCCGCGATGGAGCCGCGCGTGCGCGAGCTGTCCCGGGCGCTCATCGCGGAGATGACGGCCAGCCCCGAGTTCGACTTCATGGACGGGCTGGCCTCGCCCCTGCCCGTCACCATCATCGCGGAGATGCTCGGCATCGACACCATCCGCCGCCGCGACTTCAAGCGCTGGAGCGACACGATCATCGCCGGCCTGAGCGCGAGCCTGCGCACGGGCCAGGAGCCGGAGGAGGTCGGCCGCTGCCGCGAGGAGATGCTCGCGTACATGACCCAGGTGGCCGAGGCGCGCCGCCACGAGCCCCGGGGTGACCTCATCTCCCTGCTCGTCCAGGAGACGGACGGCGTGCCCGCGCTGACCCCCCAGGAGGTGAATGCCTTCACCGTGCTGCTGCTCATCGCCGGCAACGAGACCACCACCAACCTGCTGGGCAATGCCCTCACCACGCTCATCCGCCACCCCGAGGAGTACGAGTGGCTGCGGCGCGATCCCTCCCTCGCCGCCTGCTCGGCCGTGTGCGAGGAGACCCTGCGCTTCGAGTCGCCGGTGATGGGGGTGTCGCGCCGCACCACCCAGGAGGTGGAGGTGAGCGGCGGGAAGATCCCCGCGAACGTGACGGTGACGCTCCTGCTCGGCTCGGCCAACCATGACCCGCGCAGGTTCCCCGACCCGGAGCGCTTCGATCCGCGGCGCGACACCACCGGCCTGATGTCCTTCGGCCACGGCATCCACTTCTGCCTCGGCGCACCGCTCACCCGAGTGGAAGCCCCCGTGGCCCTGCGGGAGCTGATGGCGCAGGCCCCCCGCCTGGGCTTCGCGCCGCGCCAGCCCGAGCAGCTCGACTACGGGCCCTCCTTCGCCTTGCGGGGGCCCCGCTCGCTCTGGCTCCGCAAGAACTGA
- a CDS encoding TetR/AcrR family transcriptional regulator, producing the protein MAILEAAEQVIAEQGPSATRMEDIATRVGVSVGTLYNYFEDRQRLLQALLDAQAQQLMAVLDAELERSQGAPYRTRLHGLLRSILEHAQKHFRFLSLLWEERVLRVAASSEELDRHQRLLSALTERIGSLNPEGLAQGVLRPEDASHYPTLLLGMLQSSLHRQLLDRQPTPVDEQIALLLRCFLEGASPRPG; encoded by the coding sequence GTGGCCATCCTCGAGGCGGCGGAACAGGTGATCGCCGAGCAGGGCCCCTCCGCCACGCGGATGGAGGACATCGCCACGCGGGTGGGTGTCTCGGTCGGCACGCTCTACAACTACTTCGAGGACAGGCAGCGATTGCTCCAGGCGCTGCTCGACGCACAGGCTCAACAGTTGATGGCGGTGCTGGACGCGGAGTTGGAGCGCAGCCAGGGCGCGCCCTACCGCACGCGCTTGCATGGCCTGCTGCGCTCCATCCTGGAGCATGCCCAGAAGCACTTCCGCTTCCTCTCCCTGCTCTGGGAGGAGAGGGTGCTGCGCGTGGCCGCCTCGAGCGAGGAGTTGGATCGCCATCAGCGACTCTTGAGCGCGCTGACCGAGCGGATCGGCTCACTCAACCCCGAGGGCCTCGCGCAAGGGGTGCTGCGGCCCGAGGACGCATCCCACTACCCCACGCTGCTGCTGGGCATGCTGCAGAGCAGCCTGCACAGGCAATTGCTCGATCGGCAGCCCACGCCCGTCGACGAGCAGATCGCCCTGCTGCTGCGCTGCTTCCTGGAAGGCGCCAGCCCGCGCCCCGGGTGA
- a CDS encoding cytochrome P450, translated as MDLLSRFDFFNPEVMRNPYPYFAQMREKAPLFYDAKLQAPLVSRYEDVSYILKNPALFSSAQIRIAGKLPTERSQEAGLGAVDNLLTMDPPVHTRLRGRVNRAFTPKQINALEPRVRELSRECITEMTASNEFEFMSGLASPLPVTIIAEMLGVDTSRRRDFKRWSDAVVNSSNASFTGKTPEEAVRSAKEMLAYMTEVAEARRREPRDDLISLLVQDSEGQEALTPEEVNSFAVLLLLAGNETTTNLLGNALTTLIRHPEAYEWLRRDPTPATCAAVIEETLRYDSPVLTLSRRTTQEVELSGGKVPAETTLMVLVSSANHDPRKFSDPERFDPRRDTTGLLSFGHGIHFCIGAPLARLEAPVALQELVARTPRLGFSPRQPENIDYGSSFFLRGPRSLWLQKN; from the coding sequence ATGGATCTGCTGAGCCGCTTCGACTTCTTCAACCCCGAGGTGATGCGCAATCCCTACCCCTACTTCGCGCAGATGCGCGAGAAGGCGCCCCTCTTCTACGACGCCAAGCTCCAGGCCCCCCTCGTCAGCCGCTACGAGGACGTGTCGTACATCTTGAAGAACCCCGCCCTGTTCTCCTCCGCGCAGATCCGCATCGCCGGCAAGCTCCCGACGGAGCGCAGCCAGGAGGCCGGGCTCGGGGCGGTGGACAACCTGCTCACCATGGACCCGCCCGTGCACACGCGCCTGCGCGGCCGGGTCAACCGCGCCTTCACCCCCAAGCAGATCAACGCCCTGGAGCCGCGCGTGCGCGAGCTGTCCCGGGAGTGCATCACGGAGATGACGGCCAGCAACGAGTTCGAGTTCATGAGTGGGCTGGCCTCGCCCCTGCCCGTCACCATCATCGCGGAGATGCTCGGCGTGGATACCTCGCGCCGCCGCGACTTCAAGCGCTGGAGCGACGCGGTCGTCAACTCCAGCAACGCCTCCTTCACCGGCAAGACGCCCGAGGAGGCGGTGCGCAGCGCCAAGGAGATGCTCGCCTATATGACGGAGGTGGCCGAGGCGCGCCGCCGCGAGCCCCGGGACGATCTCATCTCCCTGCTCGTCCAGGACAGCGAGGGTCAGGAGGCCCTGACGCCCGAGGAGGTCAACTCCTTCGCCGTCCTGCTGCTGCTGGCGGGCAACGAGACCACCACCAACCTGCTGGGCAATGCCCTCACCACGCTCATCCGCCACCCGGAGGCGTACGAGTGGCTACGGCGCGATCCCACCCCCGCGACCTGTGCCGCCGTGATCGAGGAGACGCTGCGCTACGACTCGCCCGTGTTGACACTCAGCCGCCGCACCACCCAGGAGGTGGAGCTGAGCGGCGGCAAGGTGCCCGCGGAGACCACCCTCATGGTGCTGGTGTCGTCCGCCAACCATGACCCGCGCAAGTTCTCCGACCCGGAGCGCTTCGATCCGCGGCGCGACACCACCGGCCTGCTGTCCTTCGGGCACGGCATCCACTTCTGCATCGGTGCCCCGCTCGCCCGCCTGGAGGCCCCCGTGGCCCTGCAGGAGCTCGTGGCACGCACGCCCCGTCTGGGCTTTTCGCCCCGCCAGCCCGAGAATATCGACTACGGGTCCTCGTTCTTCCTGCGCGGACCCCGCTCGCTCTGGCTCCAGAAGAACTGA
- a CDS encoding ABC-F family ATP-binding cassette domain-containing protein, whose amino-acid sequence MFSITNVSKAYGPKKLFEDVNVAFSPGRRYGLTGPNGAGKSTFMKILAGDEEADMGTISRPKKLGILRQDQFRYEDNRVLDVVIMGNKPLWDAMKEKDTILARSDITEEDGNRLGELEMVIAEEDGYSAESEAASLLEGLGIPTESHEGPMKQLTGGLKLRVLLAQALFGKPEGLLLDEPTNNLDIDSIRWLESFLTAFEGVLITISHDRHFLNSICTHIADIDYETIIQYTGGYDDMVRQKSQVRSRIESEVGEKKKKIAQLQDFVARFHAGTRASQVQSRIKQIEKLKTDDLKRSNIARPFIRFEQAEPSGKQTLSVEGLAKSFDGQPVIKPFSPLIVKGEKICVIGRNGVGKSTLVKMLAGQLEPDAGKLVWGHQASVGYLPQDHHGTIRKGTTAFGWLRDVKVKLTNEEISGVMGRMLFSGEERMKPTDTLSGGETVRLLLCKLMLDQDNVLILDEPTNHLDLESISALSEGLQKFDGTVIVVTHDQELVSEVATRIWSLEGAGKPIVDFNGNWAEYTAKHPVHTARR is encoded by the coding sequence ATGTTCTCCATCACCAACGTCTCCAAGGCCTACGGGCCCAAGAAGCTCTTCGAGGACGTCAACGTCGCGTTCTCGCCCGGACGCCGCTACGGCCTCACCGGCCCCAACGGGGCGGGCAAGTCCACCTTCATGAAGATCCTCGCCGGAGACGAGGAAGCCGACATGGGGACCATCTCCCGGCCCAAGAAGCTGGGAATCCTCCGCCAGGATCAGTTCCGCTACGAGGACAACCGCGTCCTGGACGTCGTCATCATGGGCAACAAGCCCCTGTGGGACGCGATGAAGGAGAAGGACACCATCCTCGCCAGGTCGGACATCACCGAGGAGGATGGCAACCGGCTGGGTGAGCTGGAGATGGTGATCGCCGAGGAAGACGGCTACAGCGCCGAGTCCGAGGCGGCCTCGCTGCTCGAGGGTCTGGGCATCCCCACCGAGAGCCACGAGGGGCCGATGAAGCAGCTCACGGGCGGCCTCAAGCTGCGCGTGCTGCTCGCCCAGGCGCTCTTCGGCAAGCCCGAGGGCCTGCTGCTCGACGAGCCCACGAACAACCTGGACATCGACTCCATCCGCTGGCTGGAGTCGTTCCTCACGGCGTTCGAGGGCGTGCTCATCACCATCAGCCACGACCGGCACTTCCTCAACTCCATCTGCACGCACATCGCGGACATCGATTACGAGACCATCATCCAGTACACGGGTGGTTACGACGACATGGTGCGGCAGAAGTCCCAGGTGCGCAGCCGCATCGAGTCCGAGGTGGGCGAGAAGAAGAAGAAGATCGCCCAGCTCCAGGACTTCGTGGCCCGCTTCCACGCCGGCACGCGCGCCTCCCAGGTGCAGAGCCGCATCAAGCAGATCGAGAAGCTGAAGACGGATGATCTCAAGCGCTCGAACATCGCGCGGCCCTTCATCCGCTTCGAGCAGGCCGAGCCGAGCGGCAAGCAGACGCTCTCCGTGGAGGGGCTCGCCAAGTCCTTCGACGGCCAGCCCGTCATCAAGCCCTTCAGCCCGCTCATCGTGAAGGGCGAGAAGATCTGCGTCATCGGCCGCAACGGCGTGGGCAAGTCCACGCTGGTGAAGATGCTCGCCGGGCAGCTCGAGCCGGACGCGGGCAAGCTCGTCTGGGGCCACCAGGCGAGCGTGGGCTACCTGCCGCAGGATCACCACGGCACCATCCGCAAGGGCACCACCGCCTTCGGCTGGCTGCGCGACGTGAAGGTGAAGCTCACCAACGAGGAGATCTCCGGTGTCATGGGCCGCATGCTCTTCTCCGGTGAGGAGCGCATGAAGCCCACGGACACGCTGTCCGGAGGTGAGACGGTGCGCCTGCTCCTGTGCAAGCTCATGCTGGATCAGGACAACGTGCTCATCCTCGACGAGCCCACCAACCACCTGGACCTGGAGTCCATCAGCGCACTGTCCGAGGGCCTGCAGAAGTTCGATGGCACGGTCATCGTCGTGACGCACGACCAGGAGCTGGTGTCCGAGGTGGCCACCCGCATCTGGAGCCTGGAAGGCGCGGGCAAGCCCATCGTCGACTTCAACGGCAACTGGGCGGAGTACACGGCGAAGCACCCCGTGCACACCGCGCGCCGCTAG